One Archangium lipolyticum genomic region harbors:
- a CDS encoding ExbD/TolR family protein, which translates to MAFYYSRRKLKPREEEESGELNIVPYLDILMNLILFMLLSINGLAAFGIVNVSAPSYGGPSTSVAPEQNPDQPKLTLSVLISKKGHFVNSENTILGKEGEPTIPLKADGAYDYAALNAQMVKIKSAFPTETKVIVGADPETPYDALIQTMDAVRETQDKTHRVLFPDVTLGAM; encoded by the coding sequence ATGGCGTTCTACTACTCCAGGCGCAAGCTCAAGCCGCGTGAGGAAGAGGAGTCGGGCGAGCTCAACATCGTCCCGTACCTCGACATCCTCATGAACCTCATCCTGTTCATGCTGCTGTCCATCAACGGGCTGGCGGCCTTCGGCATCGTCAACGTGAGCGCGCCCAGCTACGGCGGCCCCAGCACCTCGGTGGCCCCGGAGCAGAACCCGGATCAGCCCAAGCTGACGCTCAGCGTGCTCATCAGCAAGAAGGGCCACTTCGTCAACAGCGAGAACACCATCCTCGGCAAGGAGGGTGAGCCCACCATCCCCCTCAAGGCGGATGGCGCGTACGACTACGCCGCCCTCAACGCGCAGATGGTGAAGATCAAGAGCGCCTTCCCCACCGAGACGAAGGTCATCGTCGGCGCCGACCCCGAGACGCCCTACGACGCGCTCATCCAGACCATGGACGCCGTCCGCGAGACGCAGGACAAGACGCACCGCGTGCTCTTCCCGGACGTCACCCTCGGAGCCATGTAG
- a CDS encoding ExbD/TolR family protein has translation MSTPGESSLQVPSDEERLQRMRYRKALARKKRKEREAAGEIKELNITAMMDMMTILLVFLLKSFASSSAALTASEDVRPPVSSTRATPKDTVAVTVTPKNILVGEKEVLRLTGGQIPPEALQGRLVVSLDAQLKKEVEKLKYIAERNPSAPFNRELSVIADKAIPYDMLLTVLYTAGQNELENYRFVVLQDEGKPQ, from the coding sequence ATGTCGACGCCGGGCGAGAGTTCCCTCCAGGTTCCGTCGGATGAAGAGCGGCTGCAGCGCATGCGCTACCGCAAGGCGCTCGCGCGCAAGAAGCGCAAGGAGCGCGAGGCGGCCGGGGAGATCAAGGAGCTGAACATCACCGCGATGATGGACATGATGACCATCCTCCTGGTGTTCCTCCTCAAGTCCTTCGCCTCGTCCTCGGCGGCGCTGACGGCCAGCGAGGACGTGCGGCCGCCGGTGTCCTCCACGCGCGCCACGCCCAAGGACACCGTGGCCGTCACCGTCACCCCCAAGAACATCCTCGTGGGGGAGAAGGAAGTGCTGCGGCTCACGGGTGGGCAGATTCCTCCCGAGGCGCTCCAGGGCCGGCTGGTGGTCTCGCTGGACGCGCAGCTCAAGAAGGAAGTGGAGAAGCTGAAGTACATCGCCGAGCGCAACCCGTCGGCGCCGTTCAACCGGGAGCTGTCCGTCATCGCGGACAAGGCCATCCCGTACGACATGCTCCTCACGGTGCTCTACACGGCGGGCCAGAACGAGCTGGAGAACTACCGGTTCGTGGTCCTCCAGGACGAGGGCAAGCCCCAGTAG